From the Prunus dulcis chromosome 4, ALMONDv2, whole genome shotgun sequence genome, one window contains:
- the LOC117625806 gene encoding tRNA wybutosine-synthesizing protein 2/3/4, which translates to MEFEKRKAATLASLRSEETDKSPKGTVDAPIIPLLNTLNSHPNYFTTSSCSGRISILSQPTHSKLKTKKKALGGTWLFITHDPADPDSVLNRLFRSDSTSKDEQDNQNDLVFRFEPLIIAVECKDLASAQSLVSKAIASGFRESGITNSSKRVIIAIRCSIRLEVPLGSSHEIMVSREYVRFLVGVANEKMEANRKRTEAFFLALQSESGGFLGPTPANGGTVADGEAELEARDDNAHSDSGSVEVPGCSLSVVEMAISGEPEENLFLWGHSACALEAKNQNGVLVFGGFGGIGRHGRRNHSWLVDPFSGTVKAINVESSPSPRLGHTSSLVGDCVFVIGGRSDPEKILNDVWVLNTSKKEWKFLECSGDVFPPRHRHAAAVVGSKIYVFGGLNNDTITSSLHVLDTDNLQWKELFVSGEHPRARHSHSMVACGSQLYIFGGYNGEQTLGDLYVYNIQTCKWKKEKAAGRSPHARFSHSMFVYRNYLGVIGGCPVRQHCQELAILDLKQSVWRHAKLESTSEDLFVRSTANIVGDDLVMIGGGASCYAFGTKFSKPVKINLLPLMSIDNNIKPVVRERDAHRYEMVNSEKSGRFQDPQAEDAQSLTEALDLNFESDFPGENGIGQQVESYWILQLERKYAKVGKDILKKFGWLDLGRKVYSRKGGLHICFPVNGKFSGVFKENKRPLTDLSEGESDHFVKPVIGEECLLNAVTCSKALDILKECGATKLADEVLEVRRAAKSPLKVMNEAVGSLIKDKGLPEELLEELPARWERLGDIVVLPATSFKNPLWDSMREELWPVIAKSVNAHRLARQGRVASNGTRDSTLEILLGDNGWVDHRENGILYSFDATKCMFSWGNLSEKLRVASLNCRDEIVVDLFAGIGYFVLPFLVRANAKLVYACEWNPHAVEALRRNLQANSVSDRCIILEGDNRTVAPKGVADRVCLGLIPTSAGSWVTAVRALRSEGGMLHVHGNVKDSEESLWTKHVSESVGEIAKSEGHCWEVSIEHLERVKWYAPHIRHLVADVRCRQSQRWPN; encoded by the exons atggaGTTCGAGAAAAGAAAAGCGGCGACGCTTGCGTCACTGCGGTCAGAGGAGACAGACAAATCACCGAAAGGCACGGTGGACGCCCCCATCATACCTCTCCTCAACACCCTCAACAGCCACCcaaattacttcaccaccagTTCCTGCTCCGGCCGTATCTCTATCCTCTCCCAACCCACACACTCAAAACTCAAGACGAAGAAGAAAGCCTTGGGTGGCACGTGGCTCTTCATCACCCACGACCCGGCCGATCCCGACTCAGTCCTCAACCGCCTCTTCCGTTCCGACTCAACTAGCAAAGACGAACAGGACAACCAAAACGACCTTGTTTTTAGATTCGAGCCTCTTATCATAGCTGTTGAGTGCAAGGACTTGGCTTCGGCTCAGTCTTTGGTTTCAAAGGCAATAGCTTCTGGGTTCAGAGAGTCTGGCATTACGAATTCGAGCAAACGCGTGATTATCGCGATACGTTGTTCGATACGGTTGGAAGTGCCGCTGGGGAGTAGTCACGAGATTATGGTATCGCGCGAGTATGTCAGGTTCCTTGTTGGGGTGGCAAACGAGAAAATGGAGGCCAACAGGAAGCGGACTGAAGCATTTTTCCTGGCTTTGCAGAGTGAGAGTGGGGGATTTTTGGGTCCGACTCCTGCGAATGGTGGGACTGTAGCAGATGGGGAGGCTGAGTTGGAAGCAAGAGATGACAATGCCCATTCTGATTCTg GGTCCGTGGAAGTTCCTGGTTGTAGTCTGTCTGTGGTTGAGATGGCAATTTCTGGTGAACCCGAAGAGAATCTTTTCCTTTGGGGTCATTCTGCTTGTGCATTAGAAGCCAAAAACCAGAATGGTGTTCTTGTGTTTGGTGGCTTTGGAGGCATAGGAAGgcatggaagaagaaatcattcTTGGCTGGTTGATCCTTTTTCTGGCACTGTGAAAGCAATTAATGTAGAGAGCAGCCCGTCCCCGCGATTGGGTCACACATCTTCTTTGGTTGGAGATTGCGTGTTTGTTATTGGAGGCAGGTCTGACCctgagaaaattttgaatgatGTCTGGGTCCTCAATACATCAAAGAAGGAATGGAAGTTCTTAGAATGTTCTGGGGACGTATTTCCTCCCAG GCATCGGCATGCTGCAGCAGTTGTAGGCTCAAAGATATATGTGTTTGGTGGACTTAACAATGATACAATCACTTCTTCCTTGCATGTCCTCGATACAGATAATCTGCAGTGGAAAGAGTTGTTTGTCAGTGGGGAACACCCACGCGCCCGACATTCTCACTCAATGGTGGCATGTGGATctcaactatatatatttggagGATATAATGGTGAGCAAACACTTGGAGACTTGTACGTTTATAATATTCAAACATGTAAATGGAAGAAGGAGAAGGCGGCTGGGAGAAGTCCACATGCAAGGTTCTCCCACTCAATGTTTGTATACAGGAATTATCTTGGAGTTATTGGTGGTTGTCCAGTTAGACAACATTGTCAAGAGTTGGCAATACTTGACTTGAAGCAAAGTGTGTGGAGGCATGCGAAACTTGAATCTACTAGTGAAGATTTGTTTGTGCGCAGCACAGCTAATATTGTTGGTGATGATCTTGTTATGATTGGTGGTGGCGCATCTTGTTATGCATTTGGAACAAAGTTTAGTAAGCCTGTGAAAATCAACCTGCTTCCCCTGATGAGTATAGATAATAATATTAAACCAGTTGTCAGAGAAAGGGATGCTCACCGTTATGAAATGGTTAATAGTGAGAAAAGCGGAAGATTCCAAGATCCACAGGCTGAAGATGCGCAAAGCTTAACTGAAGCTCTTGATCTGAATTTTGAGAGTGACTTTCCTGGGGAAAATGGCATAGGTCAGCAGGTAGAGTCGTATTGGATTCTACAACTCGAAAGAAAATATGCAAAGGTAGGCAAGGACATATTGAAAAAGTTTGGATGGTTAGATCTTGGAAGGAAGGTTTACTCCAGGAAAGGTGGTTTACATATTTGTTTTCCAGTAAACGGAAAATTTTCAGgtgtgtttaaagaaaataagcGTCCTTTGACAGATTTATCTGAAGGAGAGAGTGATCACTTTGTTAAACCAGTTATCGGGGAAGAATGTTTATTGAATGCAGTCACGTGTTCAAAAGCCTTGGACATTCTAAAGGAATGTGGTGCTACTAAGCTGGCAGATGAAGTCCTTGAAGTCAGGAGAGCTGCCAAATCTCCCTTGAAAGTAATGAATGAAGCTGTGGGCTCTCTGATAAAGGATAAAGGACTACCTGAAGAACTCTTAGAGGAGCTACCAGCAag ATGGGAGCGACTTGGAGATATAGTTGTGCTTCCAGCAACATCATTCAAGAATCCATTATGGGACTCAATGCGGGAGGAGCTTTGGCCTGTTATTGCCAAATCAGTTAATGCTCATCGCCTTGCACGCCAA GGCCGAGTTGCATCAAACGGTACAAGGGACAGTACTTTGGAGATTCTTCTGGGAGATAATGGATGGGTTGATCATCGCGAAAATGGCATTCTCTATTCTTTTGATGCTACTAAGTGTATGTTCTCCTGGGGCAACCTTTCTGAGAAGCTTCGCGTGGCCTCTCTGAATTGCAGAGATGAGATTGTTGTGGATTTGTTTGCTGGAATTGGTTATTTTGTTCTGCCATTTCTTGTCAG GGCCAACGCGAAACTAGTTTATGCTTGTGAATGGAATCCCCATGCTGTTGAGGCACTGCGGCGAAATCTGCAAGCCAATTCAGTGAGTGATCGGTGTATCATTCTTGAAGGAGATAACCGGACAGTGGCACCTAAA GGAGTGGCTGATCGGGTCTGTCTCGGTCTCATTCCAACAAGTGCGGGTAGCTGGGTCACTGCTGTTAGGGCATTAAG GAGTGAGGGCGGGATGCTACATGTGCATGGTAATGTCAAGGACTCGGAGGAGAGTTTATGGACTAAACATGTCTCAGAATCAGTAGGTGAAATTGCTAAATCTGAAG GTCATTGTTGGGAAGTTTCAATAGAACATTTGGAGAGAGTGAAATGGTATGCCCCACATATCCGCCATCTTGTTGCAGATGTAAGATGTAGACAGAGCCAGAGATGGCCAAATTAA
- the LOC117623990 gene encoding ATP synthase gamma chain, chloroplastic encodes MSCSNLTMWVSSKPALSDTSSLSCRSFISPFQLPSQNSLPASPSRSSSVSPIHCGLRELRERIDSVKNTQKITEAMKLVAAAKVRRAQEAVVNGRPFSETLVEVLYNINEQLQVEDIDAPLTNVRPVKKVALVVITGDRGLCGGFNNSIIKKAERRISELKALGLEYTIISVGKKGNSYFLRRPYIPVDKFLEGTNLPTAKEAQAIADDVFSLFVSEEVDKVELLYTKFVSLVKSDPVIHTLLPLSPKGEICDINGVCVDAADDEFFRLTTKEGKLTVERDVVRTTTVDFTPVLQFEQDPVQILDALLPLYLNSQILRALQESLASELAARMSAMSNATDNAVELKKNLSRVYNRQRQAKITGEILEIVSGANALV; translated from the coding sequence ATGTCTTGTTCAAATTTGACAATGTGGGTGTCTTCAAAACCTGCCCTTTCTGACACCTCCTCGCTCTCCTGCCGTTCTTTTATCAGCCCTTTTCAGCTTCCTTCACAAAACTCTCTCCCTGCCAGCCCCTCAAGATCGTCTTCTGTGTCCCCGATTCACTGCGGTCTCCGTGAGCTTCGAGAACGTATTGATTCTGTAAAGAACACCCAGAAGATCACTGAGGCTATGAAGCTTGTGGCAGCTGCCAAAGTCCGCAGAGCTCAAGAAGCTGTCGTTAATGGAAGACCCTTCTCGGAAACTCTTGTGGAAGTTCTTTACAACATCAATGAGCAGCTCCAAGTGGAAGACATAGATGCTCCTCTGACCAATGTTAGGCCTGTCAAGAAAGTTGCTCTTGTTGTCATAACCGGCGATCGTGGTCTTTGTGGAGGTTTCAACAATTCAATTATCAAGAAAGCTGAGAGAAGAATATCTGAATTGAAGGCTCTTGGTCTCGAATACACGATCATCAGCGTTGGCAAAAAGGGTAACTCTTATTTTCTAAGGCGGCCTTACATTCCAGTTGATAAGTTTCTTGAGGGAACCAACCTCCCAACTGCCAAAGAAGCACAGGCCATTGCAGATGATGTGTTCTCCCTCTTTGTGAGTGAAGAAGTTGACAAAGTTGAGCTTTTGTACACCAAATTCGTGTCGTTGGTTAAGTCTGACCCTGTGATTCATACCTTGCTTCCACTCTCACCAAAAGGAGAGATTTGTGATATTAATGGTGTGTGTGTGGATGCTGCCGATGATGAGTTCTTCAGGTTGACAACAAAGGAAGGGAAGTTGACTGTAGAGAGAGATGTGGTGAGGACAACAACCGTGGATTTCACACCGGTTTTGCAATTCGAGCAGGATCCAGTTCAGATTCTTGATGCTTTGCTGCCTTTGTACCTCAACAGTCAGATTTTGAGGGCATTGCAAGAGTCACTAGCCAGTGAGCTTGCTGCTAGGATGAGTGCCATGAGCAATGCAACTGATAATGCAGTGGAGTTGAAGAAGAACTTGTCCAGGGTCTACAACAGGCAGCgccaggccaaaatcacaggAGAGATATTGGAGATTGTTTCTGGTGCCAATGCCTTAGTTTGA
- the LOC117623989 gene encoding uncharacterized protein LOC117623989 encodes MLYCLSKMSSCPNAQSTKVGYRRHQNALSATEVMSEQHESSLRLEEDEDEDEDEDEDVDFNPFLKGTLSPEASSSLSSEVEGLDGEVVDSSRNTVETTGINSLSVAREVQKCSVRESEHGEEEIVMQTTVFPEGASENEFEKTVPGNTNKRMVAFITQPASETVQEKDDVSGSGTDVNDAIVGGLSNTEDIQNPTMDLDDEDEDAICKRTRARYSLASFTLDELEAFLQETDDDDDLQNIDDEEEYRKFLTAVLQGEGDDQSTKENENAFDEDEDNDADFEIELEELLESDVDENVKDKVVEENGGAGRRPKTRQNRCQKAPAQCKKKILGQTKRPLRPLLPVLPKGPMSSFSTQASRTLMPGTTSSCLSSTIEDRSINGFTAHQIGQLHCLIHEHVQLLIQVFSLCALDYSRQHIASQVKRLIFEMLHKRDEALARKSVPYPAVCFFPSVPTEFPNSYTTQSTLVSSLTYDARRECFSSNNQRAVSPNISPSKGRRECIPNGQVGFSQNMGGAFWVPSISGPVLSVLDVAPLSLVGRYMDEVDTAIQENRRCYVETSSDTRLEKEPLFPLPNFPLCAQANFEAVSGSGSSVSNVAPSSSSQQPPKKSLAATIVESTKKQSGAIVPREISKLAQIFFPLFNPALFPHKPPPGNMANRVLFTDAEDELLALGLMEYNMDWKAIQQRFLPCKSERQIFVRQKNRCSSKAPENPIKAVRRMKNSPLTAEELACIQEGLKAYKYDWMSIWQFIVPHRDPNLLPRQWRIALGTQKSYKLDEAKKEQRRLYESKRRKHKNSDLSSWQNSSEKEDCQAEKSGGENSADGFTDNAGETYVHEAFLADWRPGTSSGERNLHSGTLSQEAIREWANVFGHKEAPRTQTVSKYQQSPSLINGFRHFASGTTQTNHSVSHMTSNAFKSQFNYRRYRARRTNGAQLVKLAPELPPVNLPPSVRIVSQSAFRGSLCGISSTVSASGVGSGSSATDNLFSKFSQVGRLGISDAITSRQNKTHSPKDSVATLRPEDSRIVKDKCVEEGRDTDSDLHMHPLLFQAPEDGRLPYYPLNCSNRNSSTFSFLSANQPQLNLSLFHNPHQGSHVDCFDKSLKTSNSTSRAIDFHPLMQRTDYVSSVPVTTCSTAPLSNTSQTPLLGNTDPQALGTNEKANELDLEIHLSSTSEKEKILKRRDVGVHNSVKSRTTAPDSGTIMITQCANGSLYRHAENSSGSGSEPVSGGLTLVIPSNNLSRYNADDTGEQSQPDIEMEQEELSDSDEENEENVEFECEEMTDSEGEVGSACEGIAEMQNKDVPTFATKRPATVDPGGKQCEPKAGCHTQDNIRNTPSLDDASNSSWLSLDSCAPDRPSHMMSKHDDSTNDSGLAANDMSSSRPARSCKNVKLGTREVVAQRQGVDMAHQLSLGPLANPTIRKPRKRVCRTNTCLNIGLTVENSNSSSDG; translated from the exons ATGCTATATTGCTTGTCCAAAATGTCTTCGTGTCCAAATGCACAATCAACAAAAGTTGGGTATCGTCGTCATCAAAATGCTCTTAGTGCTACTGAGGTCATGAGTGAGCAGCATGAGAGTAGTTTGAGACTTGAagaggatgaggatgaggatgaggatgaggacGAAGATGTAGATTTCAATCCTTTTCTAAAAGGAACCCTTTCACCAGAAGCTTCTTCAAGTCTGAGCTCTGAAGTAGAAGGTTTAGATGGTGAAGTTGTTGACAGCAGTAGAAACACTGTTGAAACTACTGGCATTAATTCGTTGAGTGTGGCTCGTGAGGTGCAAAAGTGTTCTGTTAGAGAATCTGAGCATGGGGAGGAAGAAATCGTGATGCAAACTACTGTTTTTCCTGAAGGTGCATCtgaaaatgaatttgaaaaaacagtTCCTGGAAATACTAACAAGAGAATGGTTGCCTTCATCACTCAACCAGCCAGTGAAACTGTTCAAGAAAAGGATGATGTCTCAGGCAGTGGAACTGATGTTAATGATGCTATAGTAGGAGGGTTGAGTAACACAGAAGACATCCAGAATCCCACTATGGATTTagatgatgaggatgaggatgcTATTTGTAAACGCACCCGGGCCCGCTATTCATTAGCAAGTTTCACACTTGATGAACTCGAGgcttttcttcaagaaacaGATGATGACGATGACCTCCAAAAtattgatgatgaagaagaatacAGGAAATTTCTCACTGCTGTTTTACAGGGTGAAGGTGATGACCAGTCAactaaagaaaatgaaaatgcttttgatgaagatgaggatAATGATGCAGACTTTGAGATAGAACTTGAAGAGTTACTTGAGAGTGATGTGGATGAAAATGTGAAGGACAAAGTTGTGGAGGAGAATGGAGGAGCTGGAAGACGACCAAAGACTAGGCAGAATAGATGCCAAAAAGCTCCTGCTCAATGTAAGAAGAAGATTTTAGGACAGACAAAAAGGCCATTGCGCCCCCTTTTACCAGTTTTGCCAAAGGGACCAATGTCCTCTTTCTCTACCCAGGCCAGCAGAACTCTAATGCCTGGGACAACTTCAAGCTGTTTGTCTTCCACAATAGAAGATCGTTCTATAAATGGATTCACTGCTCACCAGATAGGCCAGTTGCACTGCTTGATCCATGAACATGTGCAGCTACTTATTCAAGTATTTTCTCTGTGTGCTCTTGATTACTCTAGGCAACATATTGCCTCCCAGGTTAAGAGATTGATCTTTGAGATGCTCCATAAGCGTGACGAGGCACTGGCACGGAAGAGTGTACCATATCCTGCTGTTTGCTTTTTCCCATCAGTGCCAACTGAGTTCCCTAATTCCTACACGACACAAAGCACCTTAGTGTCATCCCTCACATATGATGCACGTAGAGAATGTTTTTCTTCGAATAATCAGAGGGCAGTTTCACCAAATATTTCTCCTTCCAAAGGTAGACGTGAATGCATTCCTAATGGACAGGTGGGGTTCTCTCAGAATATGGGGGGTGCTTTCTGGGTGCCTTCTATAAGTGGTCCTGTGCTATCTGTCTTGGATGTAGCTCCACTTAGTTTAGTTGGAAGATACATGGATGAAGTTGATACAG CTATTCAGGAAAATCGACGGTGTTATGTGGAAACTAGTTCTGATACACGCCTTGAAAAAGAGCCTTTGTTTCCCCTTCCTAACTTTCCATTATGTGCTCAAGCCAATTTTGAAGCTGTAAGTGGATCTGGTTCCTCAGTTTCCAATGTTGCTCCATCTTCATCTAGTCAACAACCGCCCAAGAAGTCACTGGCTGCTACCATTGTTGAAAGTACCAAGAAGCAGTCGGGTGCTATAGTCCCAAGGGAAATATCAAAGTTAGCCCAgatattttttcctttgttcaaTCCAGCATTATTTCCCCATAAGCCACCGCCTGGAAACATGGCAAATCGAGTGCTTTTCACTGATGCAGAAGACGA ATTATTAGCATTGGGGTTGATGGAATATAATATGGATTGGAAGGCAATTCAACAACGTTTTCTTCCTTGCAAATCTGAGCGCCAG ATTTTTGTTAGGCAGAAAAACCGCTGCTCATCAAAAGCACCAGAAAATCCCATAAAG GCAGTTCGGAGGATGAAAAACTCACCTTTGACTGCAGAAGAGTTAGCATGTATTCAGGAG GGACTTAAGGCTTATAAATATGATTGGATGTCCATATGGCAATTCATTGTCCCACATAGAGATCCAAACTTGCTGCCCCGGCAATGGCGCATTGCTCTTGGAACTCAGAAGTCATATAAGCTTGATGAAGCAAAAAAGGAGCAGAGACGGTTATATGAATCAAAAAGAAGGAAGCataaaaattcagatttgTCAAGTTGGCAAAATTCATCTGAGAAAGAG GACTGCCAGGCTGAAAAGTCTGGTGGAGAGAACAGTGCAGATGGTTTCACAGACAATGCAGGTGAAACTTATGTTCATGAGGCCTTTTTAGCAGATTGGAGACCGGGTACTTCCAGTGGAGAAAGAAATCTTCATAGTGGTACCCTATCCCAAGAAGCTATCCGTGAATGGGCAAATGTTTTTGGGCATAAGGAAGCTCCTCGAACTCAGACTGTGTCAAAGTATCAGCAGAGCCCATCTCTAATCAATGGTTTTAGACATTTTGCATCTGGTACCACACAAACGAATCATTCTGTTTCTCATATGACTTCAAATGCCTTCAAATCTCAATTCAATTATCGGCGGTATCGAGCTCGTAGAACTAATGGTGCACAATTAGTTAAGTTAGCACCAGAATTGCCTCCTGTGAATCTTCCTCCATCTGTTCGTATAGTCTCACAATCTGCCTTCAGAGGCTCTTTATGTGGGATATCTTCTACGGTTTCTGCTTCTGGAGTTGGTAGTGGTTCTTCTGCAACGGACAATctgttttctaaattttctcAAGTTGGAAGGTTGGGGATTTCTGATGCCATAACATCTAGAcagaataaaactcattctCCAAAAGACAGCGTTGCAACTTTGCGTCCGGAAGATTCTAGGATCGTCAAGGATAAATGTGTAGAGGAAGGAAGAGATACTGATTCTGACCTTCATATGCATCCTTTGCTGTTCCAGGCCCCTGAAGATGGACGCTTACCCTATTACCCGTTGAACTGCAGCAACAGAAATTCCAGTACTTTCAGTTTTCTTTCAGCAAATCAACCTCAGCTAAATTTAAGCCTTTTTCATAATCCTCATCAAGGAAGCCATGTTGATTGTTTTGACAAATCATTGAAGACATCCAACTCAACATCACGTGCCATTGATTTTCATCCACTTATGCAAAGAACTGATTATGTAAGTAGTGTCCCAGTAACAACATGCTCAACTGCACCCCTTTCTAATACAAGTCAGACTCCATTGCTGGGCAATACTGATCCACAGGCTTTGGGCACTAATGAGAAAGCTAATGAACTGGACTTGGAGATCCACCTCAGTTCTACATccgaaaaggaaaaaattttgaaaaggaGAGACGTTGGTGTGCATAATTCAGTTAAATCAAGAACAACTGCCCCAGATTCTGGAACTATTATGATAACTCAATGTGCTAATGGTTCATTGTATCGGCACGCTGAAAATTCTTCTGGAAGTGGTAGCGAGCCTGTTTCAGGTGGCCTTACATTGGTTATACCAAGTAATAATCTCAGCAGATACAATGCAGATGATACAGGTGAGCAGTCTCAACCTGATATTGAGATGGAACAGGAAGAGTTGAGTGACtctgatgaagaaaatgaagaaaatgttGAGTTTGAGTGTGAAGAGATGACTGATTCTGAAGGAGAGGTGGGATCGGCGTGTGAAGGAATTGCTGAGATGCAGAATAAG GATGTTCCAACGTTTGCAACAAAAAGACCTGCAACAGTAGATCCTGGTGGCAAACAGTGTGAGCCAAAAGCGGGCTGTCATACTCAGGACAATATTCGCAACACTCCTTCCTTGGATGATGCCAGTAATTCTTCATGGTTAAGTTTGGATTCATGCGCGCCCGATCGACCTTCACACATGATGTCCAAGCATGACGACAGCACAAATGACAGTGGTCTTGCTGCCAATGATATGTCGTCATCTCGTCCCGCTCGGTCTTGTAAGAATGTGAAACTCGGCACAAGAGAAGTTGTGGCACAGAGACAAGGTGTGGACATGGCGCACCAACTGAGCCTGGGTCCTCTAGCAAATCCCACAATAAGGAAACCTAGGAAGCGTGTGTGCAGAACCAATACATGTTTGAACATAGGTTTGACTgtagaaaactcaaactccAGCAGTGATGGCTAA